The following proteins come from a genomic window of Gossypium raimondii isolate GPD5lz chromosome 5, ASM2569854v1, whole genome shotgun sequence:
- the LOC105769629 gene encoding serine/threonine protein phosphatase 2A 57 kDa regulatory subunit B' kappa isoform — protein MLKQILSKLPRKSQKSDSLDSAGLDSGNHTSNSSNGVQCTNIGNSITSRLSVVKRVSSAVFPASIMAGVEAVEPNLSFKDVSNPQKQNLFISKLNLCCEVSDFSDPEKASSEQDLKRQTLIELVDFVSSGSAKFNEPAVAAMCKMCAVNLFRVFPPKYRSNTSSGEAEDDEPMFDPAWSNLQLVYDLLLRFVSYSSLDAKVAKKHVDHSFILKLLDLFESEDPRERDCLKTILHRIYGKFMVHRPFVRKAVSNIIYRFVFETERHNGIAELLEIFGSIISGFAIPLKEEHKMFLCRALIPLHKPKSIGVYHQQLTYCVVQFVDKDQKLANNVIKGLLKYWPITNSQKELMFISELEEILEMINMVEFQKIMVPVFRRIACCLNSSHYQVAERAHLLWNNEHILNLITHNRHVIFPLIYPSLERNSQNHWNQAVLNLTQNIRKMFCEMDEELLLACQHKLEEENSQLIEAAEKRKLAWERLETTAAAFKPAATNNVPPVKPATLPVAC, from the exons ATGCTCAAGCAAATTCTAAGCAAACTCCCACGGAAGTCGCAAAAATCCGATTCTTTAGATTCAGCTGGACTTGATTCTGGCAATCATACTTCGAACTCGAGCAATGGAGTTCAATGTACGAATATTGGGAATAGTATAACAAGTCGACTAAGTGTTGTTAAACGGGTGTCATCAGCTGTTTTTCCTGCTAGTATCATGGCTGGAGTGGAGGCAGTGGAGCCGAATCTATCATTCAAGGATGTTTCAAATCCGCAGAAGCAGAACTTGTTTATCAGTAAATTGAACCTGTGTTGTGAGGTTTCCGATTTTAGCGATCCGGAAAAGGCTTCTTCTGAGCAAGATCTTAAACGCCAAACATTGATAGAACTTGTCGATTTCGTTTCTTCGGGGTCTGCAAAGTTCAACGAACCAGCAGTGGCTGCAATGTGTAAAATGTGTGCCGTTAATCTGTTCAGAGTTTTTCCACCTAAATATCGCTCTAATACCTCCAGCGGTGAAGCAGAAGATGACGAACCGATGTTTGACCCTGCCTGGTCCAATTTGCAACTCGTGTATGATCTACTTCTTCGGTTTGTCAGCTATAGTTCTCTCGATGCAAAGGTGGCAAAAAAGCATGTagatcattcttttattttgaaattactTGACCTTTTTGAGTCTGAGGACCCTCGGGAAAGAGACTGTTTGAAAACAATTCTGCATAGAATTTACGGGAAATTCATGGTACACAGGCCCTTTGTGAGAAAAGCTGTTAGCAATATCATCTATCGATTTGTTTTCGAAACCGAAAGGCATAATGGTATTGCTGAGCTCTTAGAGATTTTTGGAAGTATTATTAGTGGGTTTGCTATACCATTGAAGGAAGAGCACAAGATGTTCCTATGTAGAGCTCTTATACCGCTACACAAACCAAAGTCCATCGGTGTTTATCATCAGCAATTAACTTACTGTGTTGTACAGTTTGTAGATAAGGATCAAAAGTTAGCTAATAATGTGATTAAGGGACTGTTAAAGTACTGGCCAATTACTAATAGCCAGAAGGAATTGATGTTTATAAGCGAGTTAGAAGAGATTTTGGAGATGATTAACATGGTCGAGTTCCAAAAGATCATGGTTCCTGTGTTTCGGCGTATTGCATGCTGCCTAAATAGCTCCCATTACCAG gTGGCCGAACGAGCTCACTTGTTATGGAACAACGAGCACATCCTCAATCTCATTACGCATAACCGTCATGTGATTTTCCCTCTCATCTATCCGTCCCTTGAACGGAATTCCCAGAATCATTGGAATCAAGCAGTGCTTAACCTGACACAGAACATAAGAAAGATGTTCTGCGAGATGGATGAAGAGCTTCTGCTCGCCTGTCAGCACAAGTTGGAGGAAGAAAACTCCCAATTGATTGAAGCAGCTGAGAAGCGGAAACTAGCATGGGAACGCCTGGAAACCACTGCCGCTGCTTTCAAACCTGCAGCTACTAACAATGTCCCTCCTGTAAAACCAGCCACACTGCCTGTCGCCTGTTGA